From the genome of Streptomyces sp. NBC_01304:
AGCAGATGCCCGGGATGCCGCCGTACATCCCGGTACCGTACGTGGACCGGATGGACCTCGCTTACGCCGCGGCCGACATGATGCTGTGCCGCGCGGGCGCGATGACCGTCGCCGAACTCTCCGCCGTCGGACTGCCGGCCGCCTACGTCCCGCTGCCCATCGGCAACGGTGAACAGCGGCTGAACGCCCAGCCGGTGGTCAAGGCCGGCGGCGGACTGCTGGTCGACGACGCCGAACTGACCCCGGAGTGGGTCCAGCACAACGTGCTGCCGGTGCTCGCCGATCCGCACCGGCTGTACGAGATGTCCCGCGCCGCCTCCGAGTTCGGCCGCCGGGACGCCGACGACCTCCTCGTCGGCATGGTCTACGAGGCGATTGCGGCACGCCACAGGGCGTGAGAAGGCAGGGGAGCGTGGCCGGTCCCGGCGCCGTCAAGAGCGGCGAACGTCAACGCGGGAACGCACCGGCCCGCCCACCCCGCCCCGCGCAGTCCGGGCGACGCCTGAAGCTGCCCCAGCGGCGCACGCTGATCCTGTGTCTGGTCCTGGCCGTGCTCCTCGGCTCGGGTGCCGTGTGGGTGCTCTACGGCTCGCAGTGGCTGCGCGTGGAGCGCGTCAGCACCTCGGGCACCGAGGTGCTGACCCCCGACGAGGTCCGCACGGCGGCCGAGGTTCCGGTCGGCGCACCGCTGATTTCCGTCGACACGGACGGGATTGAGGAACGACTCAGGCAGCGGCTGCCGCGTATCGACTCCGTTGATGTCGTACGTTCCTGGCCGCACGGAATCGGCCTGAAGGTGACCGAGCGGAAGCCGGTCCTCCTCATTGAAAAGGGCGGGAAGTTCACCGAAGTCGACGCCGGGGGAGTGCGGTTCGCCACTGTCGCCCGTGCGCCGAAGGGCGTTCCGCTCCTCGAATTGAACGCCGGCTCGTCGCCGAGTCTCAGCCGTTTCGGCGCCGATCGTCTGCTGCACGAGGCGGTGCGCGTGGCCGGTGACCTTCCCGATGCGGTCGCCCGGGACGCCCGCGTCATCGAAGTGCGTTCATATGACTCCATCTCCCTGGAGTTGAGCGGCGGTCGCACCGTCGACTGGGGAAGCGGCGAGAAGGGTGACGCGAAGGCCGCGGCACTTGCCGCCCTGATGAAAGCCGCGTCGAAGTCCAGCCACTTCGATGTGAGCGCGCCCACCGCCCCTGCCGCGTCAGGGAGTTGACGCGCATCCTTCCTGGCCAGCACCCTGGTTGGTCAGCGCAACGGCTGATCACATAGGGTGAAAAGAAAAACGGGAGGTTCGGCGTGTTCGTTGAACGTGCGCCACTTGTCGACTTAGTGTCCTGTTCGGAAGAGTCCAGGGAACAGACACACTGGTAACCCTAAACTTCAGCGTTAGGGTTCGGGTCGGCGTTCGGACCGTCCCATTCGGCATCAGTCGTCGCAGCGCACGCACGGCGAGGCGGCGACACGTAACTCGAGGCGAGAGGCCTTCGACGTGGCAGCACCGCAGAACTACCTCGCAGTCATCAAAGTCATCGGTGTCGGCGGCGGTGGTGTCAATGCCATCAACCGGATGATCGAGGTTGGCCTCAAGGGCGTCGAGTTCATCGCGATCAACACGGATGCGCAAGCTCTGTTGATGAGCGACGCCGACGTCAAGCTCGACGTCGGCCGCGAACTCACTCGCGGCCTCGGCGCAGGCGCCAACCCGGCAGTCGGCCGCAAGGCGGCAGAGGACCACCGCGAGGAGATCGAGGAGGTCCTCAAGGGGGCCGACATGGTCTTCGTCACCGCCGGTGAAGGCGGCGGCACCGGTACCGGCGGCGCCCCCGTGGTCGCCAACATCGCGCGCCAACTCGGCGCGCTCACCATCGGCGTGGTCACCCGGCCCTTCACCTTCGAAGGCCGCCGCCGCGCCAACCAGGCCGAGGACGGCATCGCGGAACTCCGCGAAGAGGTCGACACCCTCATCGTCATCCCCAACGACCGCCTGCTGTCCATCTCGGACCGTCAGGTCAGCGTCCTGGACGCGTTCAAGTCCGCGGATCAGGTGCTGCTTTCGGGTGTCCAGGGCATCACCGACCTCATCACCACGCCCGGCCTGATCAACCTCGACTTCGCCGACGTGAAGTCGGTCATGTCCGAGGCCGGTTCGGCCCTCATGGGCATCGGCTCGGCCCGCGGCGACGACCGCGCGGTGGCCGCCGCGGAGATGGCGATCTCCTCGCCGCTCCTCGAGGCGTCCATCGACGGCGCCCGCGGTGTGCTGCTCTCCATCTCCGGCGGCAGCGACCTCGGTCTCTTCGAGATCAACGAGGCCGCCCAGCTGGTGAGCGAGGCCGCGCACCCCGAGGCGAACATCATCTTCGGTGCGGTCATCGACGACGCCCTCGGCGACGAGGTCCGGGTCACGGTCATCGCGGCCGGCTTCGACGGTGGCCAGCCACCGGCCAAGCGGGACAACGTGATCGGCGCCTCCTCCAGCAAGCGCGAGGAGCCGACGCCGGTACGCAGCGAGTCGCGCCCCGCCTTCGGATCGCTCGGCAGCGTCACCTCACGCGAGGACGCCCCGGAGCCGGTCGCGGAATCCGCCCCGGCCGGCGAGATCCCGTCCGCGCCGGTCTCGCCGCCGCAGGTTCCGCCGGCCCGTCCCTACCAGGACAGCCAGGCCGAGGAGCTCGACGTCCCGGACTTCCTGAAGTGACGTTCCTGAAGTGATAGCCGAGCACGACACTGTGTTGTCTGCGAAGGGCTCTGTGACGGGCTCAGCGAATGGCGCGCACTTCGCCTTCACCGACAGGTGGGGCGGAGTGAGCGCCGTTCCGTATGCGGAGCTCAACCTCGGCGGCGCGGTCGGCGACGACCCGGACGCCGTACGACGCAATCGCGAACTCGCGGCCAAGGAGCTGGGCATCGACCCGGCCCTCGTCGTCTGGATGAACCAAGTGCACGGGCGCGATGTCGCGGTGGTGGACGGGCCCTGGGGGCCCGGCGCCGAAGTGCCGGCCGTGGACGCGGTGGTCACCGCCCGTCGGGGCATCGCCCTCGCCGTGCTCACCGCCGACTGCACGCCGGTGCTGCTCGCCGATCCGGTGGCGGGAGTTGTTGCCGCCGCACACGCCGGACGACCGGGCATGGTGGCCGGGGTCGTCCCGGCCGCCGTCGAGGCGATGGTGGGCCTGGGTGCCGAGCCCGGCCGGATCGTGGCCCGCACCGGCCCGGCGGTCTGCGGGCGCTGCTACGAAGTCCCGGCGGACATGCGGGCCGACGTGGCGGCGGTCGAGCCTGCGGCGTACGCCGAGACGAGCTGGGGTACGCCGGCGGTCGATGTGACCGCGGGGGTGCACGCCCAGCTGGAGCGGCTCGGGGTGCGTGACCGGGAGCAGTCGCCGGTGTGCACGCTGGAGTCGCAGGACCACTTCTCCTACCGCCGCGACCGCATCACGGGTCGGCTGGCGGGCTATGTCTGGCTGGACTGATAGGGCATGACGGACCGTAGGGCTGAACTCTCCGCCAATCTGGCGAAGGTTGAGGAACGTATCGCCAAGGCATGCGCCGCGGCGGGCCGTGAGCGGGACGAGGTGACCCTCATCGTGGTCACCAAGACCTATCCGGCGAGCGATGTGAGGATCCTGTCGGAACTCGGTGTACGCGACGTTGCCGAGAACCGTGATCAGGATGCGGCCCCCAAGGCTGCCGAATGTGCGGATCTGCCGCTCACTTGGCACTTTGTCGGCCAGCTGCAGACCAACAAGGTGCGGTCTGTGGTCAGTTATGCCGATCTGGTGCAGTCTGTGGACCGCCCGAAGCTCATCACCGCTCTCTCCGCCCAGGCGGTACGGGCGGAGCGTGAGTTGGGCTGTCTGATCCAGGTCGCCCTCGATGCCGCGGAAGGCGGACGGGGTGACCGGGGTGGCGTGGCACCTGACGGAATCGAGGAGTTGGCCGCACTCGTGGCCGGAACCGAGGGGCTTCGGCTCGACGGGCTGATGACCGTCGCACCGCTCACGGGACCGTACGCGGGACGGCAACTGGCGGCGTTCGAGCGGCTGATGGATTTGTCGACTGCCCTGCGCGTGGCCCATCCGGCTGCGAACATGGTGTCGGCGGGGATGAGTGCGGACCTCGAACAGGCCGTGGCTGCAGGGGCGACACATGTGCGCGTCGGCACTGCGGTACTCGGAGTCCGACCCCGGCTCGGGTAACGTCGCCAAGCAAGTCGGACCACAGCACAAAATATGGTCATTCCCGCAGTTCAGCGGGGGTGCCGAGTGGATCGCGGGCACTTGTTTGGCGTCAGCGGATCCACCACAGAGCGGAGGACTCAGAGCATGGCCGGCGCGATGCGCAAGATGGCGGTCTACCTCGGCCTCGTGGAGGACGACGGTTACGACGGCCGGGGGTTCGACCCCGACGACGAGTTCGAGCCCGAGCTGGACCCGGAACCCGAGCGGGACCGCCGACGGCACGAACCGTCACATCAGTTGCAGCAGGACGAACCTGCACGAAAGGTACAGACGCCCGCGCCTCGAGAGCCGCTGGCCGCGTCGGCTTCGCTACCCGCTGAAATTGGACGTCCGGCGCGTATCGCCCCCGTGGCATCCATCACACCTGAACGTCAGAGCCTGGAGAAGAACTCACCGGTGATCATGCCCAAGGTTGTGTCCGAGCGGGAGCCCTACCGCATTACGACGTTGCACCCCCGGACCTACAACGAGGCCCGTACCATCGGGGAACACTTCCGCGAAGGCACTCCGGTGATCATGAATCTGACGGAGATGGACGACACGGACGCGAAGCGACTTGTCGACTTCGCGGCCGGTCTGGTCTTCGGACTGCACGGCAGCATTGAGCGGGTGACACAGAAGGTGTTCCTGTTGTCGCCTGCTAACGTCGATGTCACGGCGGAGGACAAGGCTCGCATCGCAGAGGGCGGGTTCTTCAACCAGAGCTGAGACGCAACACCGAGAACAAAGCACGAGACATGGGGAGAGGGAAGCGCGAGTCATGAGCGTTGTCTGGGATGTGCTCTACATCGCGTTGTTCTGTTTTCTCATCGTGCTGATCTTCCGGTTGGTCATGGACTACGTCTTCCAGTTCGCCCGCTCATGGCAACCCGGCAAGGCGATGGTGGTCGTTCTGGAGGCCACCTACACTGTCACTGATCCACCGCTCAAGCTTCTGCGGCGGTTCATTCCGCCGCTGCGTCTCGGGGGCGTGGCGCTCGACCTGTCCTTCTTCGTACTGATGATCATCGTCTACATCCTGATCACCGTCGTGAGCGGCTTGTGAACGATACGGTCTTGCCGAATGCCGACGACTACGTTGAGGTGAAGAGATGCCGTTGACCCCCGAGGATGTGCGGAACAAGCAGTTCACGACCGTCCGCCTCCGAGAAGGCTATGACGAGGACGAGGTCGATGCCTTTCTCGATGAGGTCGAGTCTGAACTGACCCGCCTTCTCCGCGAGAACGAGGACCTGCGCGCGAAGCTCGCCGCTGCCACCCGTGCCGCTGCTCAGAACCAGCAGCAGGGCGGCATGCGCAAGCCGGAGCCGCAGGACCAGCGCGGTCCGGGCGCCCCGGTGCCCGCCGCAATATCGGGCCCGCAGCCGGTCCCGCCGCAGCAGCACCAGTTGGGCGGTCCGCCCCAGCTGCCCGGCGGCGCACCGCAGCTGCCCCCCGGCCCCGGTGGGCACGGCCCGCAGGGTCCCGGCCCGATGCAGGGCGGCCCGATGGGCGGCCCCATGGGCGGCCACGGCCCGCAGATGCAGCAGCCCGGTCAGGGCCCCGGCGGCGACAGCGCCGCGCGTGTGCTCTCGCTGGCTCAGCAGACCGCCGACCAGGCGATCGCGGAGGCCCGTTCCGAGGCCAACAAGATCGTGGGCGAGGCGCGTTCGCGTGCCGAGGGCCTCGAGCGTGACGCCCGTGCCAAGGCCGACGCCCTGGAGCGGGACGCGCAGGAGAAGCACCGCGTCGCGATGGGCTCCCTGGAGTCCGCCCGCGCCACGCTGGAGCGCAAGGTCGAGGACCTGCGTGGCTTCGAGCGCGAGTACCGCACGCGTCTGAAGTCCTACCTGGAGTCGCAGCTGCGTCAGCTGGAGACCCAGGCCGACGACTCGCTGGCTCCGCCGCGGACCCCGGCGACCGCTTCGCTGCCGCCGTCGCCCTCGATGCAGCCCGCTGGTGCGGGCGCGCCCTCGATGGGCGGGCACACCATGGGTGGCCAGCAGTCCATGGGCGGTCAGCAGTCGATGGGCGGAGCGCCCTCGTACGGTGGCCAGCAGCAGATGTCGCCGGCGATGACTCAGCCGATGGCGCCGGTGCGGCCGCAGGGGCCTTCGCCGATGCAGCAGGCTCCCTCGCCGATGCGCGGGTTCCTCATTGACGAGGACGACAACTGAGGCGGTATTGCGCGCTGAGCGCGTAGCCGTCGGCGGCTTGTAGGGCCGGGCCCTGGGGATACGTCCCCGGGGCCCGGCCCTTTGTTGTGGCGTGTGCGGTGCTTGGGCTTGGGCCAGGGCC
Proteins encoded in this window:
- a CDS encoding YggT family protein encodes the protein MSVVWDVLYIALFCFLIVLIFRLVMDYVFQFARSWQPGKAMVVVLEATYTVTDPPLKLLRRFIPPLRLGGVALDLSFFVLMIIVYILITVVSGL
- a CDS encoding cell division protein FtsQ/DivIB, with protein sequence MAGPGAVKSGERQRGNAPARPPRPAQSGRRLKLPQRRTLILCLVLAVLLGSGAVWVLYGSQWLRVERVSTSGTEVLTPDEVRTAAEVPVGAPLISVDTDGIEERLRQRLPRIDSVDVVRSWPHGIGLKVTERKPVLLIEKGGKFTEVDAGGVRFATVARAPKGVPLLELNAGSSPSLSRFGADRLLHEAVRVAGDLPDAVARDARVIEVRSYDSISLELSGGRTVDWGSGEKGDAKAAALAALMKAASKSSHFDVSAPTAPAASGS
- a CDS encoding cell division protein SepF; translated protein: MAGAMRKMAVYLGLVEDDGYDGRGFDPDDEFEPELDPEPERDRRRHEPSHQLQQDEPARKVQTPAPREPLAASASLPAEIGRPARIAPVASITPERQSLEKNSPVIMPKVVSEREPYRITTLHPRTYNEARTIGEHFREGTPVIMNLTEMDDTDAKRLVDFAAGLVFGLHGSIERVTQKVFLLSPANVDVTAEDKARIAEGGFFNQS
- a CDS encoding YggS family pyridoxal phosphate-dependent enzyme, yielding MTDRRAELSANLAKVEERIAKACAAAGRERDEVTLIVVTKTYPASDVRILSELGVRDVAENRDQDAAPKAAECADLPLTWHFVGQLQTNKVRSVVSYADLVQSVDRPKLITALSAQAVRAERELGCLIQVALDAAEGGRGDRGGVAPDGIEELAALVAGTEGLRLDGLMTVAPLTGPYAGRQLAAFERLMDLSTALRVAHPAANMVSAGMSADLEQAVAAGATHVRVGTAVLGVRPRLG
- a CDS encoding DivIVA domain-containing protein; this translates as MPLTPEDVRNKQFTTVRLREGYDEDEVDAFLDEVESELTRLLRENEDLRAKLAAATRAAAQNQQQGGMRKPEPQDQRGPGAPVPAAISGPQPVPPQQHQLGGPPQLPGGAPQLPPGPGGHGPQGPGPMQGGPMGGPMGGHGPQMQQPGQGPGGDSAARVLSLAQQTADQAIAEARSEANKIVGEARSRAEGLERDARAKADALERDAQEKHRVAMGSLESARATLERKVEDLRGFEREYRTRLKSYLESQLRQLETQADDSLAPPRTPATASLPPSPSMQPAGAGAPSMGGHTMGGQQSMGGQQSMGGAPSYGGQQQMSPAMTQPMAPVRPQGPSPMQQAPSPMRGFLIDEDDN
- the ftsZ gene encoding cell division protein FtsZ, translating into MAAPQNYLAVIKVIGVGGGGVNAINRMIEVGLKGVEFIAINTDAQALLMSDADVKLDVGRELTRGLGAGANPAVGRKAAEDHREEIEEVLKGADMVFVTAGEGGGTGTGGAPVVANIARQLGALTIGVVTRPFTFEGRRRANQAEDGIAELREEVDTLIVIPNDRLLSISDRQVSVLDAFKSADQVLLSGVQGITDLITTPGLINLDFADVKSVMSEAGSALMGIGSARGDDRAVAAAEMAISSPLLEASIDGARGVLLSISGGSDLGLFEINEAAQLVSEAAHPEANIIFGAVIDDALGDEVRVTVIAAGFDGGQPPAKRDNVIGASSSKREEPTPVRSESRPAFGSLGSVTSREDAPEPVAESAPAGEIPSAPVSPPQVPPARPYQDSQAEELDVPDFLK
- the pgeF gene encoding peptidoglycan editing factor PgeF; the protein is MTGSANGAHFAFTDRWGGVSAVPYAELNLGGAVGDDPDAVRRNRELAAKELGIDPALVVWMNQVHGRDVAVVDGPWGPGAEVPAVDAVVTARRGIALAVLTADCTPVLLADPVAGVVAAAHAGRPGMVAGVVPAAVEAMVGLGAEPGRIVARTGPAVCGRCYEVPADMRADVAAVEPAAYAETSWGTPAVDVTAGVHAQLERLGVRDREQSPVCTLESQDHFSYRRDRITGRLAGYVWLD